From Pelosinus fermentans DSM 17108, the proteins below share one genomic window:
- a CDS encoding MFS transporter — protein MFLNGILVPSIVKQFLELGWRAVWLLFGAVSLGVIILAIPVLKNPNHTNKKDSSEEKPKWLHNKELIKIAWLYFLVGVGYLIPILYQTVYMIELGIPDNIAGGIFAVAGVFAIAGGPVWGIISDKIGSQRTLITALLWAIAGDLIPLMFHNVVSFIVSAVIWGSSIGGILALIQVKASHQVPQKYISAAIGFISAFYAVGQMLGPGLAGWMIEYHGGFASAYCFGALIYFMGLLLTLSLKTEHMKVVSSKES, from the coding sequence ATGTTTTTAAATGGCATTTTGGTTCCGAGTATAGTTAAACAATTTCTTGAACTGGGGTGGCGTGCAGTATGGCTATTGTTTGGGGCAGTTTCTCTTGGTGTGATTATACTTGCTATTCCGGTTTTAAAGAATCCTAATCATACAAATAAAAAAGACAGCAGCGAGGAAAAACCAAAATGGCTGCACAATAAGGAATTGATTAAAATTGCCTGGCTGTATTTTCTTGTAGGAGTAGGATATTTAATTCCAATTTTGTATCAAACTGTTTATATGATAGAACTTGGCATTCCTGATAACATTGCGGGAGGCATTTTTGCAGTAGCAGGAGTTTTTGCCATTGCAGGAGGACCGGTTTGGGGAATAATTTCAGATAAAATAGGATCACAAAGGACCTTAATTACAGCCTTGCTTTGGGCTATCGCCGGAGATCTTATTCCTCTTATGTTTCACAACGTGGTGAGTTTTATTGTATCTGCTGTCATTTGGGGATCATCCATAGGGGGAATCCTTGCTTTAATTCAAGTGAAGGCATCCCATCAGGTTCCTCAAAAGTATATTTCAGCGGCAATTGGTTTTATCTCTGCCTTTTATGCTGTAGGACAAATGCTAGGTCCAGGGCTTGCAGGATGGATGATTGAGTATCATGGAGGTTTTGCATCTGCGTATTGCTTTGGTGCATTGATTTATTTTATGGGATTACTATTGACCTTAAGCTTAAAGACAGAACACATGAAAGTCGTTTCTTCAAAAGAGTCTTAA